The proteins below come from a single Rhinoraja longicauda isolate Sanriku21f chromosome 5, sRhiLon1.1, whole genome shotgun sequence genomic window:
- the ddx1 gene encoding ATP-dependent RNA helicase DDX1: MAAFSEMGVMAEIAEAVEQMDWLLPTDIQAESIPLILGGGDVLMAAETGSGKTGAFSIPVIQIVYETLKDQEEGKKGKSSVKTGGAVFNKWQMNPYDRGSAFAIGADGVCCQSREIKEWHGCRSTKGVKKGKYYYEVHCHDQGLCRIGWSTMQASLDLGTDKFGLGFGGTGKKSHCKQFESYGEEFTMHDTIGCYIDLDGESIKYSKNGKDLGHAFDIPAHLKNQAFFASCVLKNAELRFNFGEEEFKFPPKDGFQALEKALDGDAVKSQHTGSATVSQAKNLPNAPKALIIEPSRELAEQTLNNVKQFKKNVTDPKLRELLIIGGVSAKDQLAVLEQGVDIVVGTPGRIDDLVSTGKLNLSQVRFFVLDEADGLLTQGYTDFISRIHGQIPQVTCDGKRLQVIVCSATLHSFDVKKLAEKIMHFPTWVDLKGEDSVPETVHHVVLRVNPKLDRHWEKLGRRIRTDEVHAKDNTRPGANSAEMWSEAIKILKGEYTIRAIKEHKMDQAIIFCRTKIDCDNMEQYFVQMGGGPDKKGHQFSCVCLHGDRKPNERKQNLERFKKIDVKFLICTDVAARGIDIRGVPFVINVTLPDEKQNYVHRIGRVGRADRMGLAISLVATEKEKVWYHVCGTRGRGCYNTRLKDQGGCTIWYNEMQLLTEVEEHLNVIISQVEPDLKIPVDEFDGKVVYGQKKVNTGGTYKGHVDALAPTVQELAALEKEAQSSFLQFGFLPNQLFKRF; this comes from the exons atggcGGCCTTTTCAG AGATGGGTGTTATGGCGGAAATTGCCGAGGCGGTAGAGCAGATGGACTGGCT TCTACCAACAGATATCCAAGCTGAGTCCATTCCTTTGATTCTGGGTGGTGGTGATGTGCTTATG GCAGCAGAAACTGGCAGTGGCAAGACTGGC GCTTTCAGCATACCCGTTATACAGATTGTCTACGAAACACTCAAGGACCAGGAAGAGGGCAAGAAGGGGAAATCATCTGTCAAGACCGGTGGCGCAG TGTTCAACAAATGGCAAATGAATCCTTATGACAGAGGATCAGCTTTTG CGATTGGAGCTGATGGGGTGTGCTGCCAAAGTAGGGAAATAAAAGAATGGCATGGATGCAGATCCACCAAGGGAGTGAAAAAAG GCAAATATTATTATGAAGTACATTGTCATGACCAGGGCTTATGCAGAATTGGATGGTCCACGATGCAGGCTTCGCTAGATTtgg GCACTGATAAATTTGGTTTGGGCTTTGGTGGCACTGGAAAGAAGTCTCACTGCAAACAGTTTGAGAGTTATGGAGAG GAATTTACCATGCACGATACTATTGGATGCTACATTGATCTTGATGGAGAATCTATAAAATACTCAAAAAATG GAAAAGACCTTGGTCACGCTTTTGATATTCCTGCACATCTAAAGAACCAAGCTTTCTTTGCCTCGTGTGTTTTAAAg AATGCCGAGCTGAGATTTAACTTTGGTGAAGAAGAATTCAAATTCCCTCCGAAAGACGGTTTTCAGGCATTAGAAAAGGCACTAGATGGTGATGCTGTAAAGTCACAGCATACTG GCAGTGCAACGGTGAGTCAAGCTAAAAACCTACCAAATGCTCCAAAAGCTCTCATTATTGAACCATCCAGGGAGTTGGCCGAACAAACGCTCAATAATGTCAAGCAATTCAAGAAAAACGTCACTGATCCCAAGCTAAG gGAACTCCTAATTATTGGTGGTGTGTCTGCAAAGGATCAGCTCGCGGTCCTGGAGCAAGGA GTAGATATTGTTGTTGGAACTCCAGGAAGAATAGATGACCTTGTTTCAACTGGAAAACTTAATCTCTCCCAAGTTAGGTTCTTCGTGCTGGATGAAGCT GATGGATTGCTTACACAAGGATATACTGACTTCATTTCAAGAATACACGGTCAGATTCCTCAAGTAACATGTGATGGAAAGAGATTGCAG GTAATTGTTTGCTCTGCAACACTACATTCATTTGATGTTAAGAAGCTCGCAGAGAAAATTATGCATTTCCCGACGTGGGTAGACCTGAAAGGCGAGGATTCTGTTCCGGAAACAGTCCATCATGTTGTTCTGCGAGTTAACCCAAAATTGGATCGACATTGGGAGAAACTTGGACGACGTATTCGG ACAGATGAAGTTCATGCAAAAGATAACACAAGACCTGGTGCCAATAGTGCTG agatgtGGTCTGAAGCTATTAAAATACTGAAGGGTGAATACACTATACGTGCAATCAAAGAACACAAGATGGATCAAGCGATCATTTTTTGCAGAACAAAGATTGACTGTGATAACATGGAACAATATTTTGTTCAGATGGGAGGAG GTCCAGATAAAAAGGGGCATCAGTTCTCTTGCGTTTGTTTGCATGGTGACAGAAAGCCAAATGAAAGAAAGCAAAACTTGGAACGATTCAAG AAAATTGATGTGAAATTCCTGATATGCACTGATGTGGCTGCCAGAGGAATTGATATTCGTGGTGTTCCTTTTG TAATTAATGTGACTCTTCCTGATGAAAAGCAAAACTATGTTCATCGGATTGGAAGAGTGGGAAGAGCTGACAG AATGGGTCTAGCCATTTCCTTGGTGGCAACTGAGAAAGAAAAG GTTTGGTACCATGTTTGTGGAACTCGTGGACGAGGTTGCTATAACACCAGGCTGAAGGATCAAGGTGGATGTACCatatggtacaatgaaatgcag TTGTTGACTGAAGTTGAAGAGCACTTGAATGTCATCATCTCGCAAGTTGAGCCTGACCTAAAAATCCCAGTGGATGAATTTGATGGCAAAGTAGTTTATGGACAGAAAAAAGTAAATACAG